The window TACATGGAACTCACCCCGGACGTGCCGCTTTCGGACCTCGACGATATCGTCGTGGACTTCAACCTCGCGTACAACCCGTTCTGCGCGTTCACGGACACCTTCGACTGTCCGCTGCCGCCCGAAGAGAACTGGCTGTCCGTCGTCGTGCCCGCGGGCGAGAAGAAGTACGAGTCCCCGTAGCGAGCAAAAGCGCAAGTTCCATATTCTCCTGTTCCGGAGAGGCTACCATATGGGACTGTTCAGTTCGCGCAACGCGCTCATCGGAATGGCGCTGATGGTCGTCGGAACCCTCGCAATGCTTCCCTCCTTGCTGCCAGGCGCTACACAAGTGATGTCGTACGCCCTCGTGTTCGGCGCGGCGGCGCTCACCTTCGGGACGTGGCTCGTCGGCACGTCTGAAGGCGGTCGACCGGTCTAAGGCCGAAGCTCGTTGTGGCTATCGGCGTCGAAAAAATCGAATTTTAGCGGCTTTTACGCGTCCGGTCCGCTCCACTTCTGGAGCGTCGCGGAGTTCGAACCACTCTCGGAGGTCCAGACGATGGAGAAGGTCTGGTCGCTTAGGTCCTTATCACTCGTTGTGTTGTAAGCCTTGATGGACGTACCGGCAGAGATTTTGTCGTCTGCGGCATAGCCCCACTCAGTGAAAGCGTTCGACGTTCCGTTGTTGTTGGGGGCGTTCGTCACAGAGTAGTTCTGGTTGGACTTGAGCGAGATGCTCGACGCCACGATTGATTCACCGCTTTCGTGGGTCACCGTGAACACGTCTTGGCCGCCGTCAGTGTCCTGGAAGTCGAACGAGAAAGACGCCTGCGGAGCGGTCTCGCTCACTTGGTCACCGAGACCGAGGACGAACGTCCCGATGACGGCCGCCAAGATGACCGTAATTGCTACCATCAGGATAACCCCGATGACTGGCGATACCGCGTCGTCGTCTGTGAGTAAGTCTTTGAAGTTCATAATTACTGAATGTACGCTCTTCTGAATA is drawn from Haloferax litoreum and contains these coding sequences:
- a CDS encoding type IV pilin, whose product is MNFKDLLTDDDAVSPVIGVILMVAITVILAAVIGTFVLGLGDQVSETAPQASFSFDFQDTDGGQDVFTVTHESGESIVASSISLKSNQNYSVTNAPNNNGTSNAFTEWGYAADDKISAGTSIKAYNTTSDKDLSDQTFSIVWTSESGSNSATLQKWSGPDA